A window of the Bombina bombina isolate aBomBom1 chromosome 3, aBomBom1.pri, whole genome shotgun sequence genome harbors these coding sequences:
- the RPL10A gene encoding 60S ribosomal protein L10a, which translates to MSSKVSRDTLYEAVRELLTGSKRKKRKFLETVELQISLKNYDPQKDKRFSGTVRLKSTPRPKFSVCVLGDQQHCDEAKAVELPHMDQEALKKLNKNKKLVKKLAKKYDAFLASESLIKQIPRILGPGLNKAGKFPSLLTHNENMVAKVDEVKSTIKFQMKKVLCLAVACGHVKMTEEELVYNIHLSINFLVSLLKKNWQNVRALYIKSTMGKPQRLY; encoded by the exons ATGAG CAGCAAAGTTTCTCGTGATACGCTTTATGAGGCAGTGAGGGAATTACTCACAGGGTCAAAGAGGAAGAAGAGAAA GTTTTTGGAGACAGTGGAACTGCAGATCAGTCTAAAAAACTATGACCCCCAAAAGGACAAGCGTTTCTCTGGCACCGTCAG GCTAAAGTCAACCCCTCGCCCTAAGTTTTCAGTGTGTGTTTTGGGAGACCAGCAGCATTGCGATGAAGCAAAGGCAGTAGAATTACCCCATATGGATCAAGAGGCCCTGAAAAAGCTGAACAAAAACAAGAAGCTAGTAAAAAAGCTCG ctaAGAAATATGATGCATTCCTGGCCTCAGAGTCTCTCATCAAGCAGATCCCTCGTATCCTGGGACCTGGGCTGAACAAGGCTGGCAAGTTCCCCTCTCTGCTCACTCACAATGAGAACATGGTTGCAAAGGTGGATGAAGTGAAGTCCACTATTAAGTTTCAaatgaaaaag GTCCTGTGTCTTGCTGTTGCATGTGGCCATGTAAAGATGACTGAGGAGGAACTTGTGTACAATATTCACCTGTCTATTAACTTCCTTGTGTCTCTCCTGAAAAAGAACTGGCAAAATGTGAGGGCTCTGTACATCAAGAGCACAATGGGGAAACCACAGCGTCTGTACTAA